Genomic segment of Niallia taxi:
GCAGGCTTTATTGGTGGTATTTTAGGAGGATTTTTATCTGGTTATCTTGCTGTAGCTATTATTAAACATTTTAAAGTTCCTAGCTGGGCTAAAGGCTTAATGCCGACATTAATTGTACCATTTTTCACCTCCATTATTGGTGGACTAATCATGGTTTATATTATTGGAATTCCTGTTGCTGCACTTACATCCTTATTAACAGATGGGTTAAACAGCTTAGGAACCTCTTCCTTACTTGTATTTGGTGGAATCGTAGGTCTATTGAGTGGAGTTGACTTTGGTGGACCGATCAACAAAACGGTATTTGCCTTCGTATTGACAATGCAAGCAGAAGGAATTAATGGACCGATCACAGCTTTACAATTAGTTAATACAGCAACTCCAATCGGATTTGGATTAGCTTACTTTATTGCTAAAATCTTTAGAAAAAATATTTATACACGATCAGAAGTAGAAACATTGAAATCAGCAGTGCCAATGGGTGTTGTTAACATTGTAGAAGGTGTTATACCAATTGTTATGAATGATATTGTTCGTACTGTAACTGCTGTAGCCATCGGTGGAGCAGCTGGTGGAGCAGTAACGATGGTGTTAGGAGCAGATGCAACTGTACCATTCGGAGGCGTATTTATGCTACCAACGATGTCAAATCCATGGGCTGGTGTTGCAGCTATCTTAGTAAACGTTGTTGTGACAGGTGTAGCCTTGGCTTTAATTAAGAAAAATGTAAAAGAAGATGAGGAAATAGAAGTAGAAGAAGAAGATATTGATTTAGATGATATTCAAATTCTATAAAAATGTAAGCGTGTCAAATTTAGCAGTCAATTAAT
This window contains:
- a CDS encoding PTS fructose transporter subunit IIC — protein: MSALKKLNLKGHLLTAISYLIPIVCGAGFLIAIGMAFGGTSQGSLVQGEFSIWDALATMGGAGLGLLPVVISTGISYSIAGKPGIAPGFIIGLSANAIGAGFIGGILGGFLSGYLAVAIIKHFKVPSWAKGLMPTLIVPFFTSIIGGLIMVYIIGIPVAALTSLLTDGLNSLGTSSLLVFGGIVGLLSGVDFGGPINKTVFAFVLTMQAEGINGPITALQLVNTATPIGFGLAYFIAKIFRKNIYTRSEVETLKSAVPMGVVNIVEGVIPIVMNDIVRTVTAVAIGGAAGGAVTMVLGADATVPFGGVFMLPTMSNPWAGVAAILVNVVVTGVALALIKKNVKEDEEIEVEEEDIDLDDIQIL